The DNA window ATAGATTATTTGCTTTTATTCTATATGGAGGCTCGGATATTTATAAATCTTGTCCGTGCCTATTAGCGTGCTTATAAGATTAATAGAGCTTGAATGCTGTTATCGCCGCGGTGGTTGAGAAATTAATCGGACATTTTACTAAGATTCCCGCCTTCCACGGAATCCACAGTGGAATAGATACAGAGACTGCAGATACGTTAGTTCTTTACAATTACATATCTCTATTTGGTGACTTTGAGGTGGATGTCAACAGAATTGCAATCAGCCTACTTTTACGTTTCAAGCGAGTTGCGTCTGCAAGACAGCTGAAAAGCAATACCGTTACAACACACGACTAACTCTATATATACTCTAATCCGTCGCCTGGTTTTAAATTCACATTATTATTACTTCAAACATGATGCTTAGCGCAATTCGTGGAGAAGTAATCTCGTTGACTGGTCCCTAAAGTCCTTTGTTCTTAGTAAATCAAGCTGGTAGCTTAGTCTGAATGTGACAGCCTCTTGGAAATGTTGATCAACGTTAGCATTTGATTGGATAACACCGCGGTCTAAGGAGATACCTTTTATCAGGAGACCCCATGTCTGGTAAAGTGTAAGTGGTGAACCTTGGACCAAGAGAGTTTTCGCTTCCATGATTAGTACGTTGGACATGACCGCCTGGCTTGGGATCGTGGACCTTAGATCCTACCCAGATGCCATTACACAATGCCATTTCCGATCTTtaagcagaaaaaaagtagCGTTGCCGATTGTATGCACGTAGCCAGCAACATCATTGTCTGGTTTGCGCATTGGTTTGTTTTCAAGTGTGTCCACGGAGTTGAATAGCATCATATGTAAGTGCACCTGCGCAATTCATCGGATTCAGTCCGATTAATTTCTTCCCCTCTCGGAGTCGTAATCTAGCTTTCCGGAATCTCAAGTTCCAAGCCAAGCGGACCAGTGGCTTCTTCCATAAAACGAATAAGTGGTGAGAACACTTTGCTTGTAGATGAACGTTGCTTTGTCAGACTCGTCACTTGTTGGAAAAGATTGGAGGACAGATTGGCAATTACATGGTTTGTAATGTTGATACACATGCAATATATGATGGGTAGCGGCAGACTGACAGATGGCttgaacaaaacaaaagatcTATATAGATTGATGTGGAATTCTCTCTGACTTAGAGTTGCCTTGTCAAACCATTCGAGTATCTTTGTGAATCTTGCATAGGAACCATTTAAACTCAAATTAGTGACCGAATATTTGTTCTTTCTTAATAATATGTTTCCTTACCTTAATACATCGAGCGATTTATCATGAAAAAAGACTAAATCATAAATATGACCCAATCCTCTTTCGTCTGGTGTTTTAATAATGCTGGCGATTGGCTTCTTGCTTCGGGATAATTTGTCAAGCGCCCGCGTTGGCGTCGAGTGCTAGCGCCTTCAAATAACTTGCACGCCACAGTTGTGAACTCACCCAAATCATGGAatcattttttcttcctctctaATTAATCGTAAACTCAAATGACTAGTGGAATATTACAATTGCATCAGTGGGATTTCCTAGCTATAAGACACCATCTTCCGCGGTATGAAACTTCGTCGCCTTGGGTATGATTTGCCCTTTCTGCTTACATGCAATTCCTCTCTTGCAATCATTATAAACCACGTTCATCATAAGCCATGCAATACAAAACGTTCGCCATTATTGGAGCAACAGGCCAGCAGGTCCTTGAATTCTACTACTTCTGCCCGTCGGTCAACAATCGACTAATATTGAGCTAGGGAGGGGCCATCGTACGGCACCTTGCCAAATCCTATCCCGACGCTAGAATCCGCGCCCTTACGAGGTCCCCAGATAAGCCCAATGCACGGGCACTCCTGTCACTAGGTCCCAATGTATCCCTTGTTCAAGCAAGCTTTTCGGACAGGCAGAGTCTGGTAGAAGCATTCGCAGACGCAGAGGTAGTCTTTTTGGTTACGGACTATTGGAATACTCAAAACAGTGCCATCTCGCCCAACCTTAATACCGAAATCACGGATGGAATGACAGCCATCGAGGTTGCTGCTCGTTCGAAAAGTTTAAGACACTTCGTCTTTGGAACTTTGCTGGACTTCGCGCCTCTCTCAGACATGAAATGGAGAAACATGTATCACTTCAGTATGTCGTCACCTTTTATCATGGTTGTAGCCGTATTCGAGTATCACTTCGTTAAACGGTTATTCCCTAGACACTAAAGCAGTGTTGAATCATTACATCCGAGCCAAGCCAGATCTGTGGGCAAAGACAACCCTCGTATTCTCACCCATATACTATGAGAACTATCTCACTTTCGACCAAAAGTTTTATCCAATGCTTGGCGGCCCAAGAAAGGTGCGCTACCACTCTTCCTTTAATCATGACACTTATGCGCGCAACAAAGGCTATTTGTCTTGCTTGGCCAAAACTGAGTCTAATGACTAGGTCGGCGATGAGTATGTCGCGTGGTACCCTGACTGTGGTACCTCGAATCTATCATATCTGAGCATCGAAGATTTGGGTAAAGTATTTGGGGCTATCATTGAGCAGCCCCAAAACTACTTTCAGAAGATGGCTGTTGCGATTGGCGAGTTTTTCTCCGCTCAAGATCTAATTAAACAATGGGCAGATGGTAATCATTCTACTATTCTTGAATTAGCATATAGTGTTCACTCACCAATTTGTGCTTTAGTTGTTGgtgtcaaggccaagattgaAACTCTATCGTCAGAAGAATTCACTGATAGAGTTGGAAGGCTTGGAGGGCTTGAATTCATGGCTCTGGAGATTTACGAACAGATGAGATGTCTGGAAGAACTGGGCGATCTGAGAACGATCCAAACAGAGATTCAAACAATCGATATGAGCCAGGTAAGGTACCAAAGCTTACCTACAACAAATAACACTTCTCTAACAATGCCAACTTGCAGGTGGTAGAGCTTACGAGCTGGAGACAGTGGGTCGCAGCACAAGACTGGACCGAGTTCTTCCATTTTGTCAACTAATGACAATTTGCAATCGCTCTGTGAATTATGTTTGACGGTTACCTTGTCAGTAACTCTAAGTGTGCATAGGAGATATCTTAATATTTATTGATGCCCTTGCACATTGTATCTATCCCTTTAAGCGGGAGAAGATCTTGTgtgtataataaaaagtgGTATTACGAAAATGCGATATATAAGGCTTTTTCATACGCACTTTGAATAGGAATACTTCTCTAGTCATGCCAAAGAAATTTAACTTGTGTCCACCACCTTCAAGACCGAGCATAGAAAAATGGGATCACAAATTAAACCACCCGTCTTGTCAAATAATACAAGCAGCACTGTAAAAGTTTCATCTTTTGAAGCCCTAGAATCTACTCCCATGTGTAGATCGTTATCAGATTTTCTCTCCTCGTCACACAGCTTACTCTCCGAAGCCACATTACGGTTATCATTAGCCTTACTCTTCATCCAGCCTAACCAGTCACTAAATTTGGCTTCACCAAGTTGATCATAGCGCCTCCACAAGTGAGGAGCTACTTTGATCTTTCTACCTCCTGATCTGTAAACAAAGGTCCATACTAGTTCATTAATCTGGCCAAGTGGTAATACAAATAGCTCTTAATAGACAGGTTTCAATGGCGGGTTAGTTCATAAAAAGACATTCATTAGCCCGATGGGGACACTTGAAGCTACCGATCTTTGTCGGTGGCTTGTGCATTCGCCATCTTGCCGGATCGGCCCAATAACGTAAATGGCCGATCCAAAGTCTAAAGTGCTTCAGCTTACGGAGCACAAGAGGCTGATAAGTAAGCAACTCCCTCGTGTCCGGAGGATTCTACCACTTAGTCAGAGAAAATCGACTCAATAATATCTCCGCGCTTGGCTTCAAAACCACATGTTTGACTGTTTTGACCGTCAGTGGCAGTGAAACACCATCGTCCAATTGCTTTGCAAAGTGACATGTCCACATTGGAGGTCTCAAGGAGGGGCAAGGGGCGCCCCCGGAAAGATGTCAACCCATCCGTAAAGGTTTGTCGGTGCTAAGTGGTGTGCAAACGACTCAATCGAACAATATGAGCTTACTTGATACGTAGGctcaaagggaaaagaacAGACAGGCTCAGAGTATATTCAGAGCTCGCAAACGGGCCACTGAGGCTGCAAATGAATTGCGAATATCCCAACTTGAGAACACGGTTGAACGGATGGGCGATACTTTCCTCGAGCTCGTGAACCATGTTATCCAGGCGAaccagaaacaaaaagaccCTGAGTTAACAGGGAGGCTTCATGAGTCCATCCACACGTTTCTCATTTtagcttcagcttcatcgGATCAAAGGTGGGACTCTCCCAGCACCGGAAATCAAGGTGACAGCCGCCAACAAGCTCCGCATGAGGTTGAGGCCCCCGGCACCGAGGGGACAGctgcgccagcagcaatcatGACAGACGCAAGCTCATTCTGGCCAGTATCAGATCTGCCATCCTGGAACTCACAGAACTCTGGCAGCCTCTGGACCCTTCTTGATCAATTCGATTCAACCCCATCCTTGCTTCCTCAACTCACTGGGCCTCCCACCAACGTGCTGGGAAACGGTTGGACAAGGGACCTGCCGTTTTCATACACGGCTACTATCGGCGAGGCTGTTGGTCATCCCGTCGCTCAGTCCATGAGTACCCTCATCATTAGAGCAACCCTATACTATGTCTACTACATTCTATTGGAGGCAAACGACGGTATGTACTCGGACGCTGCACGGGATATATTTCGCTATGCACTCAGATTACACTCGAGAGACGAAATATTATTCAACATTCGATGGTTTATGGGCCCAGGGCAGCGAGAAGCCTATAGATTGGGCGTCACAAGATTTCAACTTCTCAGTGCTCAAGACCGCGAACATTTTCCAACATTGAGTCCCGCTGTGGATTCCGATGCGCTGGGAGACATTCAAGCACCAAAATTGCATAGTTCCAGTCTACGCCAAACACTACTTAATGCAAGCGGCGTCGAGTCTTATTTGCTACAGCACGGAGTTCGGAGGATAACCGGAGATATCCTCGAAATCGACCTAGGACAGTGGGACAATTATCGCAAAGCACAGTCGGCAACGGCTTTCACGTTCAATCCCAATCTGATCAATGCAGACGTATTTTTCCCCGCCGTGTCGCAGGGCGGGAGCAGCGCGGCAGCGATTCCAGCCCAACAAGTCTCTACGCCACGAACTGTGAGATTCTCGGAATCAAGTTTTATACGGTTGCTAGCTACGCAGGCGTCACATTGTTTAGCCTATGGGCCTGCGTATCGAAAAGACCGTTTGCCTGACTTGATAGAAGCTGCTTCTGTCTCAGGTATATGGAAACAATAACCAAATTGACCAACAAACAAAAACCCAATTATTATGACGAAAGAATTAGAACTATAAGAGTGTGCTACAGTAAGAAGGCTGCTGTGGGTGCTTTAGCTTGGTATTAAATATGTAGGTCGATAAAAGAAGGCAAGCGTCTCTCTTGAGACCTACGGAAGTAATCTTATCATTTTGCTAGTTTActgtcttttgtctcttcgtAATCCAAGATATATACATTTTTTAAatctttaaataattaagaaTATCTgtataataaagaatttcATAAAGCATTGAAGAGCTTTTGAAGCTATTGATTGAGAACGCACGCGTTCCGTAGAGTGGCTAACCTACATTTCTCCCTCTCTACTTATTGCGAATTTCAACCCAACCGATGACAAATTATACTGCGATATTGATATcatttattaaaaatacgCGTTACATTTCAATTATATTGTCGGCCTGATTTGTATAGCACATACTGACAGCGCTAGGCATGGCCCTTCCTTTATAGCTGCATCCGTCGATTTTAAAGTAGCGTCGGCATTTTTATTCAAAATCCCGTCTAGGCTGAGTAATGAGATATGAAACGGACGTCCTCAATGATCCGTTTTTGCTCCCTTTGCACTGATTTGTAAGAACACGATTCTTCGAATCTTCTTGTTAGCCCGAGTTTGGTAATGTATTGAGCAAATATTGTCTTGAACAAACGTCGATATATCAGGAGTCAAAATGCTGTTCTGTAGCCTTgataaaagtataaatagCCCGCCCAAAGCAAGATAAGAAGGCTACTTCACTTGCAAGGATTCCATAAACAACCCAACAGACAAAAATCATGGCTTCTTTTGTTACAACCCACGTCAAACCTTATGATGCCCTTGAGAATACAGTGGCAGCCAACCCACTTATTGGCAATTCTTTCCTCATTACAGGCGCCGGTCGTGGCGTAGGCGAACATATTACAAGGGAAATTGCGGCAGCGGGCGCACAACGCATTGGACTTGTTGGCCGCAACCTTGAACGTATCAACGAGGCCAAAAAACGCTTTGAGGAAGCTTTTCCGGAAACTGTGTTCGAGGCATTCGCAGCTGATATTACGGATGAAATAAAGATCGGTTCTATCGTCAAGACATTTGGTGTCCCTGATGTCTTGATCAATAACGCTGGCCACTTCCCAGATGAAGGGCCTTTTATCAAGGAAAATTTGAAGAGTTGGTGGACTGGCTTTGAGATTAATATTTTGGGAACTGCTACTGTTACGCAGCAATTTCTTAGAGCCAAGCCTGAGGGCAAGAGTGCCATTGTCCTTAATGTTTCTACTCTTGCTACTCACATGCGCTTCCCATTGCATGGATGGTCAGGCTATACCGGAAGCAAACTGGGACAAGCACGAATTTTTGAACATATCCGCTTTGAACACCCAGACGTCCGATTCATTAACTGCCACCCCGGTAGTATTAAATCTGATGGTTTCGCCAAGTCTGGTGCTCCAGAGCCAGCTACCGGTATGACGGATGGAAAGCTTGCGGGCCAGTTCTTTGCGTGGCTTGCTTCTGATGAAGCAGAATTCTTGAGCGGACGATTTGTTTGGGCGGAATGGGATGTTGATGAACtcaagggaaagaaggaTCAGATTCTCAAGGAAGACTTACTACTTACAACCATTGATGGCTTTACTCAGGGCTGGTAGTTTTGAGGAGGCTTTGCAGCCCACTTTCAAAATAAGGAAGGAATCCCAGAATCTTTGCTCACTGGGCCTGACCTGGCTGCATGAAATGTAAAGGAGGTACTCTCTCTTTTCAGTAGATAGAAAAATGATACAAGTTTACACTATAAAATGGGCTCGGTAGAGTTCAATTCATCCTGGAACTGCCGCTCACAAAACAACCCTAAAGGCCGACTGCCGGCCCCAATGCAGATAGAGACACATATGGCCGCACATAAT is part of the Trichoderma atroviride chromosome 1, complete sequence genome and encodes:
- a CDS encoding uncharacterized protein (EggNog:ENOG41); this encodes MQYKTFAIIGATGQQGGAIVRHLAKSYPDARIRALTRSPDKPNARALLSLGPNVSLVQASFSDRQSLVEAFADAEVVFLVTDYWNTQNSAISPNLNTEITDGMTAIEVAARSKSLRHFVFGTLLDFAPLSDMKWRNMYHFNTKAVLNHYIRAKPDLWAKTTLVFSPIYYENYLTFDQKFYPMLGGPRKVGDEYVAWYPDCGTSNLSYLSIEDLGKVFGAIIEQPQNYFQKMAVAIGEFFSAQDLIKQWADVVGVKAKIETLSSEEFTDRVGRLGGLEFMALEIYEQMRCLEELGDLRTIQTEIQTIDMSQVVELTSWRQWVAAQDWTEFFHFVN
- a CDS encoding uncharacterized protein (EggNog:ENOG41), yielding MGDTFLELVNHVIQANQKQKDPELTGRLHESIHTFLILASASSDQRWDSPSTGNQGDSRQQAPHEVEAPGTEGTAAPAAIMTDASSFWPVSDLPSWNSQNSGSLWTLLDQFDSTPSLLPQLTGPPTNVLGNGWTRDLPFSYTATIGEAVGHPVAQSMSTLIIRATLYYVYYILLEANDGMYSDAARDIFRYALRLHSRDEILFNIRWFMGPGQREAYRLGVTRFQLLSAQDREHFPTLSPAVDSDALGDIQAPKLHSSSLRQTLLNASGVESYLLQHGVRRITGDILEIDLGQWDNYRKAQSATAFTFNPNLINADVFFPAVSQGGSSAAAIPAQQVSTPRTVRFSESSFIRLLATQASHCLAYGPAYRKDRLPDLIEAASVSGIWKQ
- a CDS encoding uncharacterized protein (EggNog:ENOG41), encoding MASFVTTHVKPYDALENTVAANPLIGNSFLITGAGRGVGEHITREIAAAGAQRIGLVGRNLERINEAKKRFEEAFPETVFEAFAADITDEIKIGSIVKTFGVPDVLINNAGHFPDEGPFIKENLKSWWTGFEINILGTATVTQQFLRAKPEGKSAIVLNVSTLATHMRFPLHGWSGYTGSKLGQARIFEHIRFEHPDVRFINCHPGSIKSDGFAKSGAPEPATGMTDGKLAGQFFAWLASDEAEFLSGRFVWAEWDVDELKGKKDQILKEDLLLTTIDGFTQGW